A genomic stretch from Sphaerodactylus townsendi isolate TG3544 linkage group LG15, MPM_Stown_v2.3, whole genome shotgun sequence includes:
- the LOC125444952 gene encoding zymogen granule membrane protein 16-like translates to MFSFTLLAFLCCAFSLSAGAIVKRYASHSGEYGGTLGTRFSHSVNQLDGPITAIKIRVYSSYITGLQVRYGRDWSDYVGGTAGELHHIVLHPGEGIDHVSGMADSYLRKLEFHTSLRRHFSFGVAAGTAFSGIPLFPNSALSYLSGRADSSYVYAISFHWLMRRTQGNQLQAKTN, encoded by the exons ATGTTCAGTTTCACACTCCTCGCGTTCCTCTGCTGTGCCTTCTCTCTCAGTGCAG GGGCGATTGTGAAACGCTATGCTTCCCATTCTGGCGAATATGGGGGGACGTTAGGAACCCGTTTCTCACACTCCGTAAACCAACTGGATGGACCTATAACTGCCATTAAGATTCGAGTCTATTCCTCATACATTACGGG CCTCCAGGTCCGTTATGGGAGAGACTGGAGTGATTATGTAGGTGGCACAGCGGGAGAATTGCATCACATTGTCCTGCATCCAGGCGAGGGCATTGACCATGTCTCCGGGATGGCTGACTCCTACCTCCGCAAACTTGAATTTCATACCAGCCTTCGTCGTCACTTTTCTTTTGGGGTTGCTGCGGGCACTGCTTTTAGTGGGATTCCACtcttcccaaattctgccctcagttaCCTTAGTGGCCGCGCTGATTCCTCCTATGTGTATGCCATCAGTTTCCACTGGCTCATGAGACGTACTCAAGGAAATCAGTTACAAGCAAAAACAAACTGA